The following are encoded together in the Bacillus sp. V2I10 genome:
- a CDS encoding acyl-CoA dehydrogenase, with protein sequence MFFKLSDEHEMIRKMVRDFAKNEVEPTAAERDEEERFDRALFDKMAELGLTGIPWPEEYGGIGSDYLAYVIAIEELSRVCASIGVTLSAHTSLAGWPVFKFGTEEQKQKYLRPMAQGEKIGAYGLTEPGSGSDAGGMRTTAKLNGDHYVLNGSKIFITNGGIADTYIVFAVTDPESKHKGTSAFIVEKDFKGFSVGKKESKLGIRSSPTTEIIFEDCIVPKENLLGQEGEGFKIAMMTLDGGRNGIAAQAVGIAQGALDASVAYAKERQQFGKPIAMQQGIGFKLADMATTVEASRLLTYQAAWLESEGLPYGKESAMSKLFAGDTAMKVTTEAVQVFGGYGYTKDYPVERYMRDAKITQIYEGTQEIQRLVISRMITK encoded by the coding sequence ATGTTTTTTAAACTATCAGATGAGCATGAAATGATTCGTAAAATGGTAAGAGACTTCGCTAAAAATGAAGTAGAGCCTACAGCTGCAGAACGTGACGAGGAAGAGCGTTTTGACCGTGCACTTTTTGACAAAATGGCTGAGCTTGGCTTAACAGGCATTCCTTGGCCGGAAGAATACGGCGGCATTGGCAGCGACTACTTAGCGTATGTCATTGCGATTGAAGAGCTTTCACGAGTGTGCGCGTCGATTGGGGTTACATTATCTGCCCATACTTCACTTGCAGGCTGGCCTGTTTTCAAATTCGGCACAGAAGAACAAAAACAGAAGTATTTGAGGCCAATGGCACAGGGCGAGAAGATCGGCGCTTACGGATTAACTGAGCCAGGTTCAGGCTCTGACGCAGGCGGCATGAGAACGACGGCTAAATTAAACGGCGACCATTACGTTCTTAATGGCTCTAAGATCTTTATCACAAACGGAGGAATTGCCGATACGTATATCGTGTTTGCTGTAACGGATCCTGAAAGCAAGCATAAAGGCACGAGCGCGTTTATCGTTGAAAAAGACTTCAAGGGCTTCTCTGTGGGCAAGAAAGAAAGCAAGCTTGGCATTCGTTCCTCGCCGACAACAGAAATCATCTTTGAAGATTGCATCGTGCCAAAAGAAAACCTTCTTGGTCAAGAAGGGGAAGGCTTTAAAATTGCCATGATGACACTTGACGGCGGCCGAAACGGGATTGCAGCTCAAGCTGTCGGAATCGCCCAAGGCGCTCTTGATGCTTCTGTTGCTTATGCGAAAGAACGCCAGCAGTTCGGAAAACCGATTGCGATGCAGCAGGGTATTGGCTTTAAATTGGCTGATATGGCTACAACGGTTGAAGCATCCCGTCTCTTAACCTATCAGGCTGCATGGCTTGAATCAGAAGGACTGCCTTATGGAAAAGAATCAGCCATGTCCAAGCTTTTTGCAGGAGATACGGCAATGAAGGTGACAACAGAAGCTGTTCAGGTTTTCGGGGGCTACGGCTACACGAAAGATTACCCAGTAGAACGGTATATGAGGGATGCAAAAATCACTCAAATCTATGAGGGAACACAGGAGATTCAAAGACTTGTGATCTCGAGGATGATTACAAAATAA
- a CDS encoding TetR/AcrR family transcriptional regulator has translation MTKREVHASVKDERLVQKRRDQMIKGAVNLFKQKGFHGTTTREIAKAAGFSIGTLYEYIRQKEDVLYLVCDTIYDQVRDRLEKDIDIKQGTIESLKVAIANYFKVVDEMQDEVLVMYQEAKSLSRDALPYVLQKEIEMVGMFEKVITGCVDKGEISLSSRERELLAHNIFVQGQMWGFRRWALQRNYTLDEYIEVQTKLILQGVGKNGNQTK, from the coding sequence ATGACGAAACGTGAAGTGCATGCTTCTGTCAAAGATGAGAGGCTTGTTCAAAAACGACGTGACCAAATGATTAAAGGTGCGGTAAATCTCTTTAAGCAAAAAGGATTCCACGGCACAACCACAAGGGAAATTGCAAAGGCGGCGGGATTCAGCATCGGCACGCTGTATGAATACATCAGACAAAAGGAAGATGTGCTGTATCTTGTCTGTGATACAATTTATGACCAGGTTCGCGACAGACTGGAGAAAGACATTGATATTAAGCAGGGCACAATTGAAAGCTTAAAGGTTGCCATTGCCAACTACTTCAAAGTTGTCGATGAAATGCAGGATGAGGTGCTTGTCATGTACCAGGAGGCAAAGTCACTGTCGCGTGACGCTCTCCCGTACGTTCTGCAAAAAGAAATCGAAATGGTCGGGATGTTTGAAAAAGTAATTACAGGCTGCGTGGATAAAGGGGAAATTTCGCTTTCCTCAAGGGAGCGGGAATTATTGGCGCACAATATATTCGTTCAGGGGCAAATGTGGGGGTTCAGAAGATGGGCTCTGCAAAGAAATTACACGTTGGATGAGTATATTGAGGTTCAGACAAAACTGATTCTTCAAGGGGTAGGAAAAAACGGGAATCAAACGAAATAA
- a CDS encoding 3-hydroxybutyryl-CoA dehydrogenase, producing the protein MSIQNVMVIGAGQMGSGIAQVFAMAGYKVYLNDLKEEFVQKGFAAIDKNLQRQVDKEKMTAEQKHEILGRLTASIDLQDAAQTDLVIEAAVENMKIKSDIFAKLDEITPEHTILATNTSSLPITEIAAATKRPEKVIGMHFMNPVPVMKLVEIIRGLATSEEVYQAIEDMTKTLKKVPVEVNDFPGFVSNRILMPMINEAIYTLYEGVAEKEAIDEVMKLGMNHPMGPLTLADFIGLDTCLYIMETLHEGFGDDKYRPCPLLRKYVKAGWLGRKTGRGFYSYEG; encoded by the coding sequence ATGAGTATTCAAAATGTAATGGTTATCGGGGCAGGTCAGATGGGTTCAGGCATAGCGCAGGTTTTTGCAATGGCAGGGTACAAGGTTTACTTGAATGATTTAAAAGAAGAATTCGTTCAAAAGGGATTTGCTGCGATTGATAAAAATCTTCAAAGACAAGTAGATAAAGAAAAAATGACAGCAGAGCAAAAGCACGAAATCTTAGGCAGATTGACAGCTTCCATAGATCTTCAGGATGCAGCACAAACAGATTTAGTAATTGAGGCAGCTGTTGAGAATATGAAAATCAAATCAGATATTTTTGCAAAGCTTGATGAGATTACACCAGAGCATACCATTCTTGCGACAAATACTTCTTCTTTGCCAATTACAGAGATCGCAGCAGCAACAAAGCGTCCTGAAAAAGTAATCGGCATGCATTTTATGAACCCGGTGCCTGTGATGAAGCTGGTTGAAATTATCCGCGGTCTTGCAACAAGTGAAGAAGTCTATCAGGCAATTGAAGATATGACGAAAACATTGAAAAAGGTTCCGGTTGAAGTCAATGATTTTCCGGGTTTCGTCTCAAACAGAATTCTGATGCCTATGATCAATGAAGCCATCTACACTCTGTACGAAGGGGTTGCAGAGAAAGAAGCGATTGATGAAGTGATGAAGCTTGGAATGAATCATCCGATGGGCCCGCTCACACTTGCTGACTTTATCGGCCTTGATACTTGTCTTTATATTATGGAAACGCTTCACGAAGGCTTTGGCGATGATAAATACCGTCCATGTCCACTTCTCAGAAAATATGTAAAAGCTGGATGGCTTGGCCGCAAAACAGGCAGAGGTTTTTATTCATACGAGGGTTAA
- a CDS encoding ATP-grasp domain-containing protein — MSTYKIWFNRWFSVAYHYIDMIRANEDGIKFEVYGTHPDPDHVMLANCDYSEVEPKLETDDEYVRYCLNFCEKHKIELFVPRYKMLPIAKAIKEFEAIGTKVLVNRDANLLETIENKDEFYDICKEKGIFEIPSFYTASTAEEFKETYEKLKNEGLGVCYKPVVGEGGYGFRIIDNELDPLKEVMAPSYRIPFQRAYDGLRAVPEFPELMVMEFLEGEEYSIDCLAYNGELLAAVPRKKGGGRIRILENNKELIRLAEDFTKEFKLDYIFNIQVKFNQGLPKLLEINPRMSGGLYFSCLSGVNFPYLAVRLLLGENVEKQEMKLDIKVTFLEKEIIL; from the coding sequence ATGAGTACATATAAAATATGGTTTAACCGCTGGTTCTCAGTTGCCTATCATTACATCGACATGATCCGGGCCAATGAAGACGGCATAAAGTTCGAAGTGTACGGTACGCACCCGGATCCTGATCACGTTATGCTTGCCAACTGCGATTATTCTGAAGTAGAGCCAAAGCTTGAAACAGACGATGAGTACGTCCGGTATTGTCTGAATTTTTGTGAAAAACATAAAATTGAACTGTTTGTTCCAAGATATAAAATGCTGCCGATTGCCAAAGCCATAAAAGAGTTTGAAGCAATCGGCACAAAGGTATTAGTAAATAGAGACGCAAATCTATTAGAAACAATCGAAAATAAAGATGAATTTTATGATATATGCAAAGAAAAAGGCATCTTTGAAATTCCCTCTTTTTATACGGCAAGCACAGCTGAAGAATTTAAAGAAACCTATGAAAAACTAAAAAACGAGGGCCTTGGCGTTTGCTATAAGCCGGTTGTAGGAGAAGGCGGCTATGGTTTTCGGATTATTGATAATGAGCTAGATCCTTTAAAAGAAGTAATGGCGCCGAGCTACCGCATTCCATTTCAAAGAGCGTACGATGGCCTGAGAGCTGTCCCGGAATTTCCTGAGCTGATGGTGATGGAGTTTTTAGAAGGCGAAGAATACAGCATTGACTGCCTGGCTTATAACGGGGAATTGCTTGCTGCGGTTCCGCGGAAAAAAGGCGGGGGCAGGATCCGGATTTTAGAGAATAACAAAGAGCTTATCAGACTTGCCGAGGATTTCACAAAAGAATTTAAGCTGGATTATATCTTTAACATTCAAGTGAAATTCAATCAGGGATTGCCAAAATTACTGGAAATCAACCCAAGAATGTCAGGCGGTCTCTACTTCAGCTGTTTATCCGGGGTGAACTTCCCGTATCTTGCTGTCAGATTGCTTCTTGGGGAAAATGTGGAGAAGCAAGAAATGAAGCTTGATATTAAAGTGACTTTCCTCGAAAAAGAAATCATTTTGTAA
- a CDS encoding acyl-CoA dehydrogenase, producing the protein MNIRFTEEQEMMRKMVRDFAQTEIEPFVEKMEQGEFPREIFRKMGSLGLMGIPIPEEYGGAGMDFTSYIIAIHELSKVSATVGVILSVHTSVGTNPILYFGSEEQKKKYIPKLASGEYLGAFCLTEPGSGSDAGSLKTKAVKKDGKYILNGSKVFITNGGEADTYIVFASTNPDGGTKGISAFVVEKNTEGLVIGKDEHKMGLYGSRTVQLSFEDAEVPFENLLGEEGDGFKIAMANLDVGRIGIAAQSLGIAQAALENSINYAKERVQFGKPISAQQGIGFKLADMATSVESSELLTYRAAFLRQNGLPCGKEASMAKLFASKTAMEVAIEAIQVYGGYGYTKDYPVERYFRDAKVCEIYEGTSEIQRIVISKHILN; encoded by the coding sequence ATGAATATTCGCTTCACAGAAGAGCAGGAAATGATGCGTAAGATGGTTCGGGATTTTGCTCAAACAGAAATCGAGCCGTTTGTAGAAAAAATGGAGCAGGGAGAATTTCCAAGAGAGATTTTCCGTAAAATGGGCTCACTTGGTCTAATGGGAATTCCAATACCTGAGGAATACGGCGGGGCAGGTATGGATTTTACCTCTTACATTATTGCCATCCACGAGCTTTCAAAAGTAAGTGCGACAGTCGGTGTCATTCTAAGCGTTCATACATCAGTCGGCACAAATCCGATTCTTTATTTTGGATCAGAAGAACAGAAAAAGAAATATATTCCAAAGCTTGCAAGCGGCGAATACTTAGGGGCTTTCTGTTTAACAGAGCCAGGATCAGGATCTGATGCAGGCAGTTTAAAAACAAAAGCCGTCAAAAAAGACGGCAAATACATTTTGAATGGATCAAAGGTGTTTATTACAAATGGGGGAGAAGCAGACACATATATCGTGTTCGCGTCCACAAATCCCGACGGGGGAACAAAGGGGATTTCAGCATTTGTAGTTGAAAAGAATACGGAGGGCCTTGTGATTGGAAAAGATGAGCACAAAATGGGGCTTTATGGGTCACGGACTGTCCAGCTTTCCTTCGAAGATGCCGAGGTTCCGTTTGAAAACCTTCTTGGGGAAGAAGGAGACGGGTTTAAAATTGCCATGGCCAATCTGGATGTGGGGAGAATCGGAATTGCTGCCCAATCACTTGGCATCGCGCAGGCGGCGCTTGAGAACTCCATCAACTATGCAAAAGAGCGTGTTCAATTCGGCAAGCCAATCTCTGCTCAGCAAGGCATCGGTTTTAAACTGGCAGACATGGCAACAAGTGTTGAATCCTCTGAACTTCTAACATACAGAGCCGCTTTCTTAAGGCAGAACGGACTTCCTTGCGGAAAAGAAGCGTCAATGGCCAAGCTGTTTGCCTCTAAAACAGCGATGGAGGTTGCCATAGAAGCGATTCAAGTATATGGCGGCTATGGCTATACAAAAGATTATCCGGTTGAACGCTACTTCAGGGATGCAAAAGTGTGCGAGATTTATGAAGGAACCAGCGAGATTCAAAGAATCGTCATCAGTAAACATATCTTAAATTAA
- a CDS encoding TerD family protein — translation MAISLSKGQKIDLTKSNPGLSKVLVGLGWDTNKYDGGNDFDLDTSIFLLDANGKAASEADFIFYNNLIGGNGSVEHTGDNRTGEGSGDDEVIKVNLSQVPSTIDKIAFTITIHDAESRSQNFGQVSNAYVRILNEESNQELIRYDLGEDFSIETAVVVGELYRHGAEWKFNAIGSGYQGGLGSLVKDYGLDV, via the coding sequence ATGGCAATCAGTTTATCTAAAGGTCAAAAAATTGATTTAACAAAATCAAATCCTGGTTTATCAAAAGTATTAGTAGGTCTTGGCTGGGACACAAACAAGTATGACGGCGGAAATGATTTTGACTTGGACACATCTATTTTCCTATTAGATGCAAATGGCAAAGCTGCAAGCGAAGCAGATTTCATTTTCTACAACAACCTTATAGGCGGAAACGGTTCTGTTGAGCATACTGGCGACAACCGTACTGGAGAAGGCTCAGGTGATGATGAAGTAATCAAAGTAAACCTTTCTCAAGTACCTTCAACAATCGATAAAATTGCGTTCACAATCACGATCCATGATGCTGAATCACGCAGCCAAAACTTCGGACAAGTTTCAAATGCATATGTACGCATCTTAAACGAAGAGAGCAATCAAGAATTAATCCGCTACGATTTAGGAGAAGATTTCTCTATCGAAACAGCGGTTGTAGTTGGCGAGTTATACCGTCACGGCGCTGAATGGAAATTCAACGCAATCGGAAGCGGCTACCAGGGCGGCTTAGGATCACTTGTAAAAGACTACGGTTTAGACGTTTAA
- a CDS encoding acetyl-CoA C-acetyltransferase — MNRTVIVSGVRTPFGKFGGGLSSLTASELGGIAIKEALKRANVNAEEVDEVIMGSVLQGGQGQIPSRQAARHADIPWKVKTETINKVCASGMRSVTLADQIIRAGDEEVIVAGGMESMSNAPYIMPKARWGLRMGDAKVQDLMVHDGLTCSFTGVHMGTYGNETASDLEISRKAQDEWALRSHKRTVAAIESGKLGEEIVSVEIPQRKGDPLKVEHDEAPRKDTSIERLSKLKPVFNQAGTITAGNAPGVNDGAGALVLMSEERAKQEGKQPIATIIGHTSIALEANDFPKTPGLVILELLKKTGKKLEEIDLFEINEAFSAVALASNQLAGLDPEKVNVNGGAVALGHPIGASGARIIITLIHELKRRGGGIGIAAICSGGGQGDAIMVEV, encoded by the coding sequence ATGAATCGAACAGTGATCGTAAGCGGTGTTAGAACACCATTTGGGAAATTTGGAGGCGGCCTCAGTTCCCTTACGGCGTCAGAGCTTGGAGGAATTGCCATTAAAGAAGCCTTAAAGCGTGCAAATGTAAACGCGGAAGAGGTGGATGAAGTCATTATGGGATCTGTTCTGCAAGGCGGTCAGGGGCAAATTCCTTCCCGGCAGGCTGCAAGACATGCAGACATTCCCTGGAAGGTAAAAACAGAAACCATCAACAAAGTATGTGCATCAGGAATGCGAAGTGTCACGCTTGCTGATCAAATCATCCGTGCCGGAGATGAAGAGGTCATTGTAGCAGGCGGAATGGAATCTATGAGCAATGCTCCGTACATCATGCCTAAAGCAAGATGGGGCCTGCGCATGGGAGATGCCAAGGTTCAGGATTTAATGGTCCATGATGGTCTTACGTGCAGCTTTACAGGGGTTCACATGGGCACGTACGGAAATGAAACAGCATCAGACTTGGAAATTTCAAGAAAAGCACAGGATGAGTGGGCACTAAGAAGCCACAAGCGGACAGTTGCAGCAATCGAATCAGGGAAATTGGGAGAAGAAATCGTGAGTGTAGAGATTCCGCAGCGTAAAGGCGATCCCCTTAAAGTAGAGCACGATGAAGCACCGAGAAAAGATACATCGATTGAAAGATTGTCTAAGTTAAAACCAGTCTTTAATCAAGCCGGCACCATTACGGCAGGAAATGCACCGGGAGTCAATGACGGCGCGGGAGCTCTTGTGCTGATGAGCGAAGAACGTGCAAAGCAAGAAGGAAAGCAGCCGATTGCGACGATTATCGGCCATACATCCATTGCGCTTGAAGCAAATGATTTTCCGAAAACACCAGGACTTGTCATTCTTGAGCTTTTGAAAAAAACGGGTAAGAAGCTTGAAGAAATTGATTTGTTTGAAATTAATGAGGCATTTTCGGCAGTCGCTTTAGCAAGCAATCAGCTGGCGGGGCTCGATCCTGAAAAAGTAAATGTAAACGGTGGAGCCGTTGCGCTTGGACATCCAATTGGAGCGAGCGGGGCACGAATCATTATTACATTAATTCATGAGCTGAAAAGACGCGGCGGCGGAATCGGCATTGCGGCAATCTGCAGCGGCGGAGGCCAGGGCGACGCAATTATGGTAGAAGTATAA
- a CDS encoding phosphoribosyltransferase family protein, with translation MSSNHLLTLSAKQQTSNYTFDLLGKLSVEIELTSNPYLLPLENLFSMAARINKKRGFLFVSKVLGKHIPVDPALALLTGQALAARYMEVVHGETHPERDQILAGLNGEAIQKSEYRHTLNDQALFIGFAETATALGHAVFENFENASFFHTTREMVSGMDSIINFEEEHSHATSHRCYVDESLFENDRPIVLVDDEVTTGKTALNIIESIQSKYPRREYTVVSILDWRSEEDQKRFRETEERLGVAIHTVSLITGLISTTGDPVAENQAEKGSEQVSESEINEIYISSDDTTSYSSELLSAPYLIHTGRFGLTDQEQLSVDDYCQSAAANLLEFRKGKKTLCLGTGEFMYVPMKTASFMGEGIFYQSTTRSPIHPVEREDYAVKSGYPFTNPEDGETANFFYNAVQGQYDEVFVFFERAVLSDHMKSMMNQLKRVFPIINLVFFSTNKKGSAADE, from the coding sequence ATGAGCAGCAATCATTTATTGACCTTATCAGCGAAACAACAAACGAGCAATTATACATTTGATTTATTAGGAAAGCTTTCTGTTGAAATTGAACTGACAAGCAATCCTTATCTTCTTCCTTTGGAAAACCTGTTTTCAATGGCAGCACGGATTAATAAAAAACGCGGCTTCTTATTTGTGAGCAAAGTCCTCGGCAAGCATATTCCTGTTGATCCTGCGCTTGCTCTTTTAACTGGACAAGCTCTTGCAGCAAGATATATGGAGGTTGTACACGGAGAAACACATCCTGAAAGAGACCAAATTCTTGCTGGATTAAACGGGGAAGCGATTCAAAAGAGTGAGTACCGCCACACTTTAAACGATCAGGCTCTATTTATAGGATTCGCAGAAACAGCAACTGCCCTTGGACATGCAGTCTTTGAAAACTTTGAAAATGCCTCTTTTTTTCATACAACAAGGGAAATGGTATCTGGAATGGATTCCATCATCAATTTTGAAGAAGAACACTCACATGCGACCTCTCACCGCTGTTATGTGGACGAGAGTCTATTTGAAAATGACCGTCCGATCGTTTTAGTGGATGACGAAGTAACAACAGGTAAAACGGCTCTGAATATCATTGAATCTATCCAATCGAAGTATCCTCGCCGTGAATATACAGTCGTGTCTATTCTTGATTGGCGCTCAGAAGAGGACCAAAAAAGATTCAGAGAAACAGAAGAAAGACTTGGTGTTGCGATCCATACGGTTTCTTTAATAACAGGTCTTATTTCAACAACCGGGGATCCGGTAGCAGAGAACCAGGCTGAAAAAGGATCAGAACAAGTGTCTGAATCTGAGATAAATGAAATCTATATATCTAGTGATGATACGACTTCATATTCTTCTGAACTTCTTTCTGCACCCTATTTAATACACACAGGCAGATTCGGTCTAACAGATCAGGAGCAGCTTAGTGTCGATGATTATTGTCAAAGCGCAGCAGCAAATCTCCTTGAATTCCGTAAAGGAAAGAAAACTCTATGCCTTGGTACAGGGGAATTTATGTATGTGCCTATGAAAACCGCATCCTTTATGGGAGAAGGGATCTTCTATCAATCAACGACCAGAAGTCCGATTCACCCGGTTGAAAGGGAAGATTACGCAGTGAAAAGCGGTTATCCTTTTACAAACCCGGAAGACGGAGAAACAGCTAATTTCTTTTATAATGCAGTACAAGGTCAATACGACGAAGTCTTTGTCTTTTTTGAACGGGCTGTTTTAAGTGACCATATGAAATCAATGATGAACCAGCTGAAAAGAGTTTTTCCAATCATCAATCTCGTCTTTTTCAGTACAAACAAAAAAGGAAGTGCAGCAGATGAATAA
- a CDS encoding HpcH/HpaI aldolase/citrate lyase family protein has translation MKHFQYLSQEKRNEIFLYEPIHFSKETERETLAYTLGATLYMPGNRTAISSDVLSGKFLNGKHEGLTSMVICLEDSIGDTEVESAEENTVRQIEVISNSILKGQFDQRNLPLIFLRIRNEGQMKRLASKLKHHIQLLSGFVFPKFTSENGRGYYAALQEIAVLYSVTLYGMPILETKEIIYKESRMAELLVIKEILDDYYELVLNVRLGGTDLSGLFGIRRSRDTTIYDISVIRDCITDIINVFGRCEKEYVISGPVWEYFGGGQRILKPQIRQTPFQQAYGTEGLEFRANLIDRYDDGLIHEIVLDNTNGLVGKTIIHPLHIKIVNALNAVTKEEYLDASSILDQAQSYNGVIRSEFSNKMNEIKPHYNWARKIILKSKIYGVFHEQQSFIDLISETTNEQLYI, from the coding sequence TTGAAGCATTTTCAATATTTATCTCAAGAAAAGCGAAATGAAATCTTTTTATACGAACCAATCCATTTTTCAAAAGAAACAGAACGGGAAACATTGGCCTATACGTTAGGTGCGACTCTCTACATGCCTGGTAATCGGACGGCTATTTCAAGCGATGTACTATCTGGTAAATTTCTTAATGGAAAGCATGAAGGATTAACTTCAATGGTTATTTGTCTTGAGGATTCAATCGGTGATACGGAAGTAGAATCAGCGGAAGAAAATACAGTCAGGCAAATCGAAGTAATCTCTAACAGCATCTTAAAAGGCCAGTTTGATCAGAGAAATCTGCCGCTTATTTTTTTGCGGATCAGAAATGAAGGCCAAATGAAACGCCTTGCCTCAAAGCTTAAGCATCATATCCAGCTTTTAAGCGGGTTTGTCTTCCCAAAATTCACTTCTGAAAATGGAAGAGGCTATTATGCAGCCCTGCAGGAGATCGCTGTTCTTTATTCTGTCACTTTGTATGGGATGCCTATTTTAGAGACGAAGGAAATTATTTATAAAGAGTCGCGTATGGCAGAATTGCTCGTTATCAAAGAGATTCTTGATGATTACTATGAACTTGTTCTGAATGTCCGCCTCGGCGGAACGGATTTATCAGGATTATTCGGCATCAGAAGAAGCCGAGATACAACTATTTATGATATTTCCGTCATTCGTGACTGCATTACAGACATCATTAATGTGTTTGGAAGATGTGAAAAAGAATATGTCATTTCAGGACCCGTTTGGGAATATTTTGGCGGAGGCCAGCGGATTTTAAAGCCTCAAATCAGACAAACGCCTTTTCAGCAGGCATACGGCACCGAGGGACTTGAGTTCAGAGCAAACCTGATCGACCGTTATGACGATGGATTAATTCATGAAATCGTGCTTGATAATACGAATGGCCTTGTAGGCAAGACCATTATTCATCCGCTGCATATTAAAATAGTAAACGCGCTGAATGCCGTGACAAAAGAAGAATATTTGGATGCATCGTCGATCCTTGATCAGGCGCAATCTTATAACGGCGTCATCAGAAGTGAGTTTTCAAATAAAATGAACGAAATTAAACCCCATTACAATTGGGCGCGGAAAATCATCTTGAAATCAAAAATATACGGGGTGTTCCATGAGCAGCAATCATTTATTGACCTTATCAGCGAAACAACAAACGAGCAATTATACATTTGA
- a CDS encoding TerD family protein: MAITLQKGQKIDLTKGNAGLKNLMVGLGWDPVKQKSGGLLGGLFGGGGGSNVDCDASVMMLDENDRLLDKKSVIYFGNLTSKCGSVKHTGDNLTGDGDGDDEQVLIDLSKVPPNVHKIVFVVNIYQAVQRKQHFGMIQNAFIRVVDSATKTELVHYNLSDDYSGLTSLIPGEIYRHGGEWKFAAVGSGTKDASITEIANRHS, encoded by the coding sequence ATGGCAATTACATTACAAAAGGGTCAAAAGATTGATCTGACAAAAGGCAATGCGGGCCTGAAGAATTTAATGGTAGGCCTTGGCTGGGACCCTGTAAAGCAAAAAAGCGGCGGACTGCTTGGCGGCTTATTCGGCGGCGGAGGCGGAAGCAATGTGGATTGTGACGCATCTGTAATGATGCTGGATGAAAACGACCGTCTGCTTGACAAGAAAAGTGTGATTTATTTCGGCAACCTTACAAGCAAATGCGGTTCTGTCAAACATACAGGGGACAACTTAACAGGTGATGGCGATGGAGACGATGAGCAGGTTTTAATCGACCTCAGCAAAGTGCCACCCAACGTTCATAAGATTGTGTTTGTTGTAAACATTTATCAGGCTGTGCAAAGAAAGCAGCATTTCGGAATGATTCAAAATGCGTTTATCCGTGTAGTGGATTCAGCAACTAAAACAGAGCTTGTACATTACAACCTGTCTGATGACTATTCCGGCTTAACATCTCTTATTCCGGGAGAAATTTACCGTCACGGCGGCGAGTGGAAATTCGCAGCAGTCGGATCTGGCACTAAAGATGCATCAATCACTGAAATTGCAAATCGTCACTCATAA